Proteins co-encoded in one Prevotella sp. E13-27 genomic window:
- a CDS encoding HAD family hydrolase translates to MKKQLKAALFDLDGVVFDTEPQYTIFWGAQCREFHPEHPGLEHEIKGQTLTQIYDRWFNGELAEKRDMITQRLDHYEANMDYIYVAGFERFVSELRRNGVKTAVVTSSNVPKMQSVYKQRPEFKEMFDEVLTSEDFAESKPSPDCYLKAAARFGADKDECVVFEDSINGLRSGRAAEMMVVGLTTTNSKENIQKLSDVQIADYNDFDFKTLNELWQVI, encoded by the coding sequence ATGAAAAAACAACTGAAAGCTGCACTCTTCGACCTCGATGGAGTGGTGTTCGATACCGAGCCACAATACACCATTTTCTGGGGCGCACAGTGCAGAGAGTTCCATCCGGAACATCCAGGACTGGAACACGAGATAAAAGGACAGACGCTCACCCAGATATATGACCGTTGGTTTAACGGCGAACTGGCAGAGAAGCGCGACATGATTACTCAGCGCCTGGACCATTATGAAGCTAATATGGACTATATCTATGTGGCAGGCTTCGAGCGCTTCGTCAGCGAACTGCGTCGCAATGGAGTGAAGACCGCTGTGGTGACAAGCTCTAATGTGCCTAAGATGCAGAGCGTCTATAAGCAAAGACCAGAGTTTAAGGAAATGTTCGATGAGGTGCTCACAAGCGAAGACTTCGCAGAGAGTAAGCCCTCGCCCGATTGTTACCTGAAGGCTGCAGCACGCTTCGGTGCCGACAAGGACGAGTGTGTGGTCTTCGAGGATAGCATCAACGGACTGCGCTCTGGACGTGCTGCTGAGATGATGGTCGTGGGACTGACTACGACAAACAGCAAAGAGAATATTCAGAAGCTGTCTGATGTTCAGATAGCAGATTATAACGATTTCGATTTTAAAACATTAAATGAACTATGGCAGGTTATTTAA
- a CDS encoding S41 family peptidase, giving the protein MRHSLAALLLLFISTACGAQENQAATNKNHNLEVGKNLDIFNAVYRNLDLFYVDTLNPSQTITAAITGMVRSLDPYTEYYPESETKNLQQMITGKYAGIGAIIKYHSRLKRVMIDEPYAGMPAAEAGLKKGDIILSIDDSIMTDKNTAYVSSHLRGDAGTSFKLKVLRPTTTLANVSFDKKGKAKGCQELTFKITRRNIKLPELPYYGILNTEEQKATDKKIGYISLSQFTEGCSRNVRNAMIDLKQQGAEALIFDLRSNGGGSEMEAVDIVSLWVSKDQMVVENRGKVRQANRTYKTRLEPIDTVMPMVVLVNGETASASEITSGALQDLDRAIIVGTRTYGKGLVQVPLDLPYNTNVKITTSKYYIPSGRCIQAINYSKQREKEGDRRSGSLYGERIPDSLTNVFYTKAGREVHDGGGITPDVTVKSDTVPNIVYYLSVGGLDSTEVMFDYVVDYIASHPTIGDDPTKFHLTDKDYAEFRQRVIDSGFTYDPVSRKQFDELVKTAKFEGYYDEAKEAFDALAEKLKHDVASDLDKHRDMITQAIETDIIAAYLYQQGTLKAGLTHDKQLKEAVRLLNSPAEYAKLLKPQKR; this is encoded by the coding sequence ATGAGACACAGCTTAGCAGCACTGCTGTTACTTTTCATTTCCACCGCCTGTGGAGCACAGGAGAATCAGGCGGCCACAAACAAGAATCACAATCTTGAAGTTGGCAAGAATCTTGATATATTTAATGCGGTATATAGGAATCTCGACCTGTTCTATGTGGACACGCTGAACCCCAGCCAGACTATTACTGCTGCCATAACAGGAATGGTGCGCTCACTGGACCCTTACACGGAGTACTACCCAGAGAGCGAGACAAAGAATCTGCAGCAGATGATAACTGGCAAATATGCGGGCATCGGTGCTATCATAAAGTATCACTCACGACTGAAGCGAGTGATGATAGACGAGCCCTATGCAGGTATGCCTGCTGCTGAAGCCGGACTGAAGAAGGGCGACATAATCCTGTCGATAGACGACTCGATAATGACCGACAAGAACACTGCCTATGTGTCATCACACTTGCGTGGCGACGCGGGCACGAGCTTTAAGCTGAAAGTGCTGCGCCCAACGACAACGCTGGCAAACGTTAGCTTTGACAAAAAAGGCAAGGCGAAAGGATGCCAGGAGCTGACATTCAAGATTACGCGCAGAAACATCAAGCTGCCTGAGCTGCCATACTATGGTATTCTGAACACAGAGGAGCAGAAGGCAACAGACAAGAAGATTGGCTATATCAGTCTGAGCCAGTTTACGGAAGGCTGCTCACGCAATGTGCGCAATGCAATGATTGACCTTAAGCAACAGGGAGCAGAGGCGCTCATCTTCGACCTGAGAAGCAATGGCGGCGGCTCTGAGATGGAGGCAGTAGATATAGTAAGCCTGTGGGTGTCAAAGGACCAGATGGTTGTAGAGAATCGTGGCAAGGTGAGACAGGCCAACCGTACCTACAAGACTCGCCTCGAGCCGATAGACACGGTGATGCCTATGGTGGTGCTGGTAAACGGCGAGACGGCTTCTGCCAGCGAGATAACATCAGGAGCACTGCAAGACCTCGATCGCGCGATAATAGTAGGTACGCGCACATACGGCAAGGGACTGGTACAGGTGCCTCTCGACCTGCCTTACAATACCAACGTGAAGATAACGACCTCGAAGTACTACATACCTTCAGGAAGATGCATACAGGCCATAAACTACTCAAAACAAAGAGAGAAGGAAGGTGACAGACGCAGTGGCAGCCTCTACGGAGAGCGCATACCTGACTCGCTGACAAACGTCTTCTATACCAAGGCAGGACGAGAGGTACACGATGGCGGTGGCATAACACCCGACGTAACAGTGAAGAGCGACACGGTGCCTAACATTGTTTATTACCTGTCTGTAGGAGGACTGGACTCAACAGAGGTGATGTTCGACTATGTGGTGGACTACATTGCCTCCCACCCTACCATAGGTGACGACCCAACGAAGTTCCACCTAACGGACAAGGACTATGCAGAGTTCCGTCAGCGTGTGATAGACAGTGGCTTCACTTACGACCCTGTGTCAAGAAAGCAGTTCGACGAGCTGGTGAAGACAGCAAAGTTCGAAGGATATTATGACGAAGCGAAGGAGGCTTTCGACGCGCTGGCCGAGAAGCTGAAGCACGACGTGGCAAGCGATCTTGACAAACATCGCGACATGATTACTCAAGCCATTGAGACAGACATCATAGCTGCTTATCTCTATCAGCAGGGTACGCTGAAGGCAGGACTCACTCACGACAAGCAACTGAAAGAGGCAGTGAGACTGCTCAACAGTCCTGCGGAATATGCCAAACTGCTGAAGCCTCAAAAGAGGTGA
- the uxaC gene encoding glucuronate isomerase, whose protein sequence is MKQFNDKNFVLETEVAQDLYHNHAAKMPIIDYHCHLIPEMVAKDHKFKSITELWLGGDHYKWRAMRTNGVDERFCTGKDTTDWEKFEKWAETVPYTFRNPLYHWTHLELKTAFGIEKLLSPKTAREIFDECNDKLQNDPNFTARGLMRHYNVECVCTTDDPVDDLHNHIEYAKTRGEKDPLMIPAWRPDKAMNIEKPEFAKYVEQLAEVSGVNITKFADMIDALKKRHEFFEAQGSKLSDHGIEEFYDEEYTDSQIETIFEKAMRGQQLSNFEIRQFKHCFLTVMAEMDADAGWTQQFHYGAIRDNNTAMYNQLGPDTGFDSIGEFNTAKAMSKFLNKLNMEGKLTRTILYTLNPCANEVIATMLGNFQGGEPGKIQFGSGWWFNDQMDGMIRQMNALSVLGLLSRFVGMLTDSRSFLSYPRHEYFRRILCNLLGNDVEKGLLPDDRETLGRMVEDISYNNARRYFKFY, encoded by the coding sequence ATGAAACAATTCAACGACAAGAACTTCGTACTTGAGACTGAGGTTGCTCAAGACCTGTATCACAACCATGCGGCTAAGATGCCAATCATTGACTATCATTGTCATCTTATTCCAGAGATGGTAGCTAAGGACCATAAGTTCAAGAGCATCACAGAGCTGTGGCTGGGTGGCGACCACTATAAGTGGCGTGCCATGCGTACAAACGGCGTGGACGAGCGCTTCTGCACTGGCAAGGATACCACCGACTGGGAGAAGTTTGAGAAGTGGGCTGAGACAGTGCCCTACACCTTCCGTAACCCTCTCTACCACTGGACACACCTTGAGCTGAAGACAGCTTTCGGCATTGAGAAGCTTCTCAGCCCTAAGACTGCCCGTGAGATCTTCGACGAGTGTAACGACAAGCTGCAGAATGACCCCAACTTCACTGCTCGCGGTCTTATGCGCCACTACAATGTGGAGTGTGTATGCACTACCGATGATCCTGTTGACGACCTTCACAACCACATTGAGTATGCAAAGACTCGTGGTGAGAAAGATCCTCTGATGATTCCTGCTTGGCGTCCTGACAAGGCAATGAACATTGAGAAGCCTGAGTTCGCAAAGTATGTGGAGCAGTTGGCAGAGGTAAGTGGTGTTAACATCACAAAGTTTGCTGATATGATTGACGCCCTGAAGAAGCGTCACGAGTTCTTCGAGGCACAGGGCTCTAAGCTCTCTGACCACGGTATCGAGGAGTTCTATGACGAAGAATATACTGACTCACAGATTGAGACCATCTTCGAGAAGGCTATGCGTGGTCAGCAGCTCTCTAACTTCGAGATTCGCCAGTTCAAGCACTGCTTCCTCACCGTCATGGCTGAGATGGATGCCGACGCAGGCTGGACACAGCAGTTCCACTATGGCGCCATCCGCGACAACAACACCGCTATGTATAACCAGCTGGGTCCTGATACAGGCTTTGACTCTATTGGCGAGTTCAACACAGCCAAGGCAATGTCTAAGTTCCTTAACAAGCTGAACATGGAAGGTAAGCTCACACGTACTATCCTCTACACACTGAACCCATGTGCCAACGAGGTTATTGCAACAATGCTTGGTAACTTCCAGGGTGGTGAGCCTGGCAAGATTCAGTTTGGATCAGGCTGGTGGTTCAATGACCAGATGGATGGTATGATACGTCAGATGAACGCCCTCTCAGTACTCGGCCTGCTGAGTCGCTTCGTGGGCATGCTCACTGACTCGCGCTCGTTCCTGAGCTATCCTCGTCATGAGTACTTCCGTCGCATACTCTGCAACCTGCTGGGCAACGACGTGGAGAAGGGACTGCTTCCTGATGACCGTGAGACCCTTGGCCGCATGGTGGAGGACATCTCTTACAACAATGCACGCCGCTATTTCAAGTTCTATTAA
- a CDS encoding DUF721 domain-containing protein, translated as MFRRDVQQIKDLVLRNLRVQGLETPLLQKRLVESWPEIAGPAIARYTTDVKLYNQTLYVCLSMPALRADLSMRRQEFIQRLNAHVGAQIIADIRFS; from the coding sequence ATGTTTCGTCGTGATGTACAACAAATAAAAGATCTGGTTTTGCGCAACCTGCGCGTACAAGGGTTGGAGACGCCTCTTTTGCAGAAGCGCCTCGTGGAATCGTGGCCAGAAATAGCGGGGCCTGCGATAGCACGCTATACCACCGACGTAAAGCTTTATAACCAGACGCTCTATGTCTGTCTGAGTATGCCTGCCTTGCGTGCTGACCTCAGCATGCGCCGTCAGGAGTTCATCCAGCGTCTCAATGCACATGTTGGTGCGCAGATAATTGCTGATATAAGGTTTAGTTAG
- a CDS encoding tetratricopeptide repeat protein → MAEQNTKQAGPVMDESNNGNEAFFLKYKTAIIGCFVALVLIIAGGMWFKSYKAEQNEKASTAMAKAQDNFMNGNYELALNGDSTGVAGFLKIASEYGSTDAGNLANLYAGLCYANLGQWENAAQSIEKFDYSDDQMVSPAALGALGNVYANLNQLDKAVSTLTKAAEKADNSSLSPTFLIQAGQILEKQEKKADALKLYQQIKEKYFNSVIVQQNKIDEYIERVSE, encoded by the coding sequence ATGGCAGAACAAAACACAAAACAGGCTGGTCCTGTAATGGACGAGTCAAACAATGGTAATGAGGCATTTTTCCTCAAGTACAAGACAGCAATCATTGGCTGCTTCGTAGCCTTGGTACTCATCATCGCTGGCGGAATGTGGTTCAAGAGCTACAAGGCTGAGCAGAACGAGAAGGCAAGCACAGCAATGGCAAAGGCTCAGGACAACTTCATGAACGGTAACTACGAGCTGGCCCTCAACGGCGATAGCACTGGCGTTGCAGGTTTTCTGAAGATTGCAAGCGAATATGGTTCAACTGATGCAGGCAACCTGGCAAACCTCTATGCAGGTCTTTGCTATGCAAACCTCGGTCAGTGGGAGAACGCAGCACAGTCTATTGAGAAGTTCGACTACTCTGACGACCAGATGGTATCACCTGCTGCACTTGGTGCTCTGGGTAACGTGTATGCAAACCTCAACCAGCTCGACAAAGCTGTTAGTACTCTGACAAAGGCTGCTGAAAAGGCAGACAACAGCTCACTGTCTCCTACATTCCTCATCCAGGCAGGACAGATTCTGGAGAAGCAGGAGAAGAAGGCTGATGCACTGAAGCTCTACCAGCAAATTAAGGAGAAGTATTTCAACTCAGTCATCGTTCAGCAGAACAAGATTGACGAATATATTGAGCGCGTTTCAGAGTAA
- a CDS encoding TIM-barrel domain-containing protein yields the protein MKKKTVLLLCLLLTVFSVKMVAGEPFQQIPFGKGQLTIKTLADNAVRIQYSENAASEKLPEWVYVSDEKTSTDKISVRVNADSQTLDILNADGAVVLSVTEHQLRPSSLNGSPTYEAQMSFVAADADGDCQYGLGQFQDGFTNIHGLSRRLTQVNTQISIPMLVSSKGYGILWNNYGLTEFNPADRCVALSKTQDAGKKEKVNVTSTEGGKQEVRQQNKFAATLTVEEDGQYALLLDVGQKMARRHHLMIDGQTVIDMKNLWLPPTASQIVTLKAGEHQLSAELTSEDKPVLYYKKVEPATTFRSPVAQSVDYTVFIGSADEVIASYRHLTGDAPLMPEWALGYIHCRERFHSQKELLGVASRFRSEQLPADVMVQDWQYWGRHGWNAMRFDENNYPDPKAMTDSLHHMNMRLMLSVWSKIDKNSEVGKAMLKAGYYIPGTDWIDFFNPEAAGAYWKNFSSRLLPLGIDAWWQDATEPENDDLLGRRVWNGRYPGELFRNVYPLMVNKTVCEGLLNDQPEKRPMILTRCGFAGIQRYGSAMWSGDVGHDWETLRRQISAGLGMQAAGIPWWTYDAGGFFRPARQYTDVASIECMLRWIETSVYLPLMRVHGYMTNTEPWEYGKEAQNIIASCLNERYRLLPYIYSNAAAVTFEGSTLMRPLVFDFPNDARALQQKNDYMFGKALLVSPVTEGGVSAWKTYLPENKAGWFDFLTSKHLDGGQTVSTSVDKTRIPVFVRGGSILPYGPVRQHALQTTDEPLEIRVYPGGDATFMLYEDDGQSNAYKQGEYSKVRLQWDESTKCLQIDKREGRYKDMPRQRQLKISVVGAGTKTIAYKGKKLKVRF from the coding sequence GTGAAAAAGAAAACCGTATTGCTTCTTTGCCTGCTGCTTACTGTCTTCAGCGTGAAGATGGTGGCAGGAGAGCCGTTCCAACAGATCCCGTTTGGTAAAGGTCAGCTGACTATAAAGACGCTGGCCGACAACGCCGTGAGAATCCAGTATTCTGAGAATGCCGCTTCGGAGAAGTTGCCAGAGTGGGTTTATGTGTCTGACGAGAAGACCTCTACTGATAAGATTTCGGTGAGGGTGAATGCCGATAGTCAGACACTCGACATCCTCAATGCCGACGGCGCCGTTGTGCTGAGCGTTACTGAGCATCAGCTGCGCCCATCGTCTCTGAATGGCTCACCTACCTATGAGGCACAGATGTCTTTCGTTGCTGCCGATGCCGATGGCGACTGCCAGTATGGTTTGGGGCAGTTTCAGGACGGATTCACAAACATTCATGGACTATCGCGCCGTCTGACACAGGTGAACACACAGATAAGCATACCGATGCTCGTCTCCAGCAAAGGCTACGGCATACTGTGGAACAACTATGGTCTTACTGAGTTCAATCCTGCAGACCGTTGTGTGGCTCTCAGCAAGACACAGGACGCTGGTAAGAAAGAGAAAGTCAATGTGACCTCTACTGAAGGTGGCAAGCAAGAGGTGCGCCAGCAGAACAAGTTTGCTGCCACTCTTACTGTCGAGGAAGACGGACAGTATGCGCTTCTGCTCGACGTGGGGCAGAAAATGGCACGAAGACATCATCTTATGATTGACGGACAGACAGTCATAGACATGAAGAACCTGTGGCTTCCGCCTACAGCATCACAGATAGTGACACTCAAGGCTGGCGAGCACCAGCTTTCTGCCGAGCTTACGAGCGAGGACAAGCCTGTGCTCTATTATAAGAAGGTGGAGCCAGCCACAACCTTCCGTTCGCCTGTGGCTCAGAGTGTTGACTACACCGTGTTCATTGGCTCTGCTGATGAGGTGATAGCCTCCTATCGCCATCTCACTGGCGATGCTCCGCTCATGCCTGAGTGGGCACTCGGCTATATCCACTGTCGTGAGCGCTTCCATTCCCAGAAGGAGCTGTTGGGCGTGGCATCGCGCTTCCGTAGCGAACAGTTGCCTGCCGATGTTATGGTACAGGACTGGCAGTACTGGGGACGTCACGGATGGAACGCAATGCGATTCGATGAAAACAACTATCCTGATCCGAAGGCAATGACAGACAGCCTTCACCACATGAACATGAGGCTTATGCTTAGCGTGTGGTCGAAGATTGACAAGAACTCTGAGGTGGGAAAGGCCATGCTGAAGGCGGGCTACTACATTCCTGGCACTGACTGGATAGACTTCTTCAATCCTGAGGCAGCAGGTGCCTACTGGAAAAACTTCAGCAGTCGTCTTCTTCCACTTGGCATCGATGCTTGGTGGCAGGATGCTACTGAGCCTGAGAACGATGACCTGCTGGGACGTCGTGTGTGGAACGGACGCTATCCTGGCGAGCTGTTCCGTAATGTCTATCCTCTGATGGTAAACAAGACCGTATGCGAGGGACTCCTTAATGACCAGCCTGAGAAACGCCCAATGATTCTCACACGATGTGGCTTTGCCGGCATTCAGCGCTATGGCTCGGCCATGTGGTCTGGCGATGTGGGTCATGACTGGGAGACGCTGCGTCGTCAGATCTCTGCCGGACTGGGCATGCAAGCTGCAGGCATACCCTGGTGGACCTATGATGCAGGCGGGTTCTTCCGTCCTGCACGCCAATATACCGATGTAGCATCCATAGAGTGCATGCTCCGCTGGATTGAGACATCGGTCTATCTGCCATTGATGCGTGTTCATGGCTATATGACCAACACCGAGCCTTGGGAGTATGGCAAGGAGGCACAGAACATCATTGCCTCATGCCTTAACGAGCGCTACAGACTGTTGCCCTACATCTATTCTAATGCAGCTGCAGTAACGTTTGAGGGCTCTACTCTGATGCGTCCTCTCGTGTTCGACTTCCCCAATGATGCAAGGGCTCTTCAGCAGAAGAACGATTATATGTTTGGTAAGGCACTGCTCGTAAGTCCTGTGACAGAAGGTGGTGTCAGCGCGTGGAAGACCTATCTTCCTGAGAACAAGGCAGGCTGGTTTGACTTCCTCACGTCTAAGCATCTCGATGGCGGACAGACTGTGAGCACATCTGTTGACAAGACTCGCATACCTGTGTTTGTGCGTGGAGGCAGCATACTTCCTTACGGTCCTGTGCGTCAGCATGCCCTTCAGACTACTGACGAGCCATTGGAGATAAGGGTCTATCCAGGTGGCGATGCAACGTTCATGCTCTATGAAGACGATGGACAGAGCAATGCCTACAAGCAGGGCGAATACTCCAAGGTGAGGTTGCAGTGGGACGAAAGCACCAAGTGCTTGCAGATTGACAAGCGCGAAGGCCGTTACAAGGACATGCCACGTCAACGCCAACTGAAGATCAGCGTGGTTGGAGCGGGTACGAAGACCATAGCATATAAAGGAAAAAAACTGAAAGTTCGCTTTTGA
- the panB gene encoding 3-methyl-2-oxobutanoate hydroxymethyltransferase, with the protein MAGYLISDTRKVTTHRFIEMKQKGEKISMLTSYDYTTAGIVDRAGIDGILIGDSASNVMVGNSTTLPMTVDQMIYHARSVVNAVKRALVVCDMPFGSYQTGVHDGVVNAIRIMKESGCDAVKMEGGVEILDTVKAILDAGIPVMAHLGLTPQSINKFGTYAVRAKEEREAAKLISDAKALSEAGCFAVTLEKVPAKLAEQVTAEIAVPTIGIGAGGNCDGQILVVADMLGMNQGFSPRFLRRYADLNTIMTDAIGQYVTDVKSGDFPNESESY; encoded by the coding sequence ATGGCAGGTTATTTAATCAGTGACACACGCAAGGTGACCACACACCGTTTCATCGAGATGAAACAGAAAGGAGAAAAGATTTCAATGCTTACATCATATGACTATACCACAGCAGGCATCGTTGACCGTGCTGGTATAGACGGAATACTTATCGGTGACTCTGCATCAAACGTGATGGTGGGCAACTCAACGACTCTGCCCATGACCGTGGATCAGATGATATACCACGCACGTTCGGTGGTTAACGCAGTGAAGCGTGCCCTCGTGGTGTGCGACATGCCTTTCGGTTCTTATCAGACAGGTGTTCACGATGGCGTGGTCAATGCCATCCGCATCATGAAGGAGAGTGGCTGTGATGCAGTGAAAATGGAAGGCGGCGTTGAGATTCTTGACACAGTGAAGGCTATACTCGATGCCGGTATTCCCGTGATGGCCCACCTCGGACTGACCCCTCAGAGCATAAATAAGTTTGGCACATACGCTGTGCGTGCCAAGGAAGAGCGCGAGGCTGCAAAACTGATTAGCGATGCTAAGGCGCTGTCAGAGGCTGGATGCTTCGCTGTGACTCTGGAGAAGGTGCCTGCAAAACTGGCAGAACAGGTGACAGCCGAGATTGCTGTGCCAACAATTGGTATTGGCGCTGGCGGCAACTGTGACGGACAGATTCTCGTCGTTGCCGACATGCTTGGTATGAACCAGGGCTTCTCACCACGTTTCCTGCGTCGCTATGCAGACCTTAACACCATCATGACCGATGCTATAGGTCAATATGTTACAGATGTTAAGAGTGGTGACTTCCCCAACGAGAGCGAGTCATACTAA
- the recF gene encoding DNA replication/repair protein RecF (All proteins in this family for which functions are known are DNA-binding proteins that assist the filamentation of RecA onto DNA for the initiation of recombination or recombinational repair.): MLLKKLTILNYRNVREASLEFSPKFNCFIGANGVGKTNILDAVYFLSFCHSAFTSQDSQVIRHDEQLFMLEGEYSEAASEELADFTISCGMKRGTKKHFKRDKKEYKRLSEHIGLIPIVMVSPGDTLLIEGGSEERRRLMDMVISQLDVAYIEALNRYNKALQQRNMMLRQEDVEPDPDVMSILEEQMAVEGELIYAKRRDFIEQLVPLFQQFYTTVSGGHEQVLLNYVSHCQRGPLLNVIQRDRMKDRAVGYSLHGVHRDDLEILLDGHPMRREGSQGQLKTFVIALKLAQFDFLKQSRSHTKPLLLLDDIFDKLDAKRVEKIVELVSDDRFGQIFITDTNRDHLDQILSQGHFDYKLFHVNDGEIEF, from the coding sequence ATGCTATTAAAGAAACTCACCATACTTAATTATAGGAACGTGCGCGAGGCTTCACTTGAATTCTCGCCTAAGTTCAATTGTTTCATTGGTGCCAATGGGGTGGGGAAGACAAACATTCTTGATGCTGTCTATTTCCTCTCGTTCTGCCATTCAGCCTTTACTTCACAGGACTCTCAGGTCATTCGCCACGACGAGCAGCTTTTTATGCTCGAGGGCGAATACAGTGAGGCTGCCTCTGAAGAGCTTGCCGACTTTACCATCAGCTGTGGCATGAAGCGTGGCACGAAGAAACATTTCAAGCGCGACAAGAAAGAATATAAACGACTCTCTGAGCACATAGGCCTGATACCCATCGTGATGGTGTCGCCTGGCGATACGCTTCTCATTGAGGGTGGCAGCGAAGAGCGTCGCCGATTGATGGATATGGTGATTTCTCAGCTTGACGTTGCCTATATAGAGGCGTTGAACCGATATAACAAGGCTCTTCAGCAGCGTAACATGATGCTGCGTCAGGAGGATGTGGAACCTGATCCTGATGTGATGTCGATACTTGAGGAGCAGATGGCTGTCGAGGGTGAGCTTATCTATGCCAAGCGTCGTGACTTCATTGAGCAGTTGGTGCCTCTGTTCCAGCAGTTCTATACCACCGTCTCTGGAGGTCATGAGCAGGTGTTGCTCAACTATGTGTCCCATTGTCAGCGCGGTCCACTGCTTAATGTCATCCAGCGTGACCGCATGAAAGACCGTGCCGTGGGCTATTCGCTCCACGGAGTGCATCGCGACGACCTCGAGATTCTCCTTGACGGACATCCCATGCGTCGCGAGGGCTCTCAGGGACAGCTGAAGACATTTGTCATTGCGCTGAAGCTGGCACAGTTTGACTTTCTTAAACAGTCGCGTTCTCATACTAAGCCATTGCTGTTGCTCGATGATATCTTTGATAAGCTCGATGCCAAGCGCGTGGAGAAGATTGTCGAGCTTGTATCCGATGACCGTTTCGGTCAGATTTTCATTACCGATACCAATCGTGACCATCTCGACCAGATTCTAAGTCAAGGTCATTTCGACTACAAGCTCTTCCATGTCAACGATGGCGAAATAGAATTCTAA
- a CDS encoding MFS transporter, which yields MNTQNTPVHVNLWHKDFWLVVVADLLLSMSVTMLIPTLPRWMMFVDGLTEVETGISMGAFAVGLFLLGGFSSYLVQRYRRNMVCVWATLALALSLVLPIYFGPMSLEWAVAMRLAQGATYGLALMVLTSTLVIDTCESNHRTEANFSATWFGRFALSLGPTAGLLLLDHLGMDMLLYVAAGCCVLAVVLVLMVHIPFRVPKDHFPVFCLDRFFLTRGWALFIELLLIMASVGMMLALSRNVTFYALMMIGFMLALLAQRFVFPDAELKSEVVTGLIVMLAVLLIMLYAPTSVLQAPLLGFSLGIVGSRFLLFFIKLSDHCQRGTAQSTYLLGWETGLAIGVGMGYACFDGNRNELLQVAIVLVLVALAMYSLLLHQWFVDHKKR from the coding sequence ATGAATACTCAGAATACACCAGTACATGTAAACCTGTGGCACAAGGATTTCTGGCTTGTGGTAGTGGCCGACCTGCTGCTATCCATGTCAGTTACCATGCTCATCCCAACGCTGCCGCGATGGATGATGTTTGTCGATGGGCTGACAGAAGTTGAGACAGGCATAAGCATGGGAGCTTTCGCCGTGGGACTGTTCCTGTTGGGAGGTTTCAGCTCATACCTCGTTCAGCGCTATAGGCGTAACATGGTGTGTGTGTGGGCTACGTTGGCATTGGCTCTGTCGCTCGTCTTGCCTATCTATTTCGGCCCCATGTCGCTTGAATGGGCTGTGGCTATGCGACTTGCGCAAGGCGCAACATACGGCCTCGCGCTTATGGTGCTTACGTCAACACTTGTCATAGATACATGTGAGTCTAATCATCGCACAGAGGCTAACTTCTCTGCAACATGGTTCGGACGCTTCGCCCTTTCGCTTGGACCAACAGCTGGACTATTGTTGTTAGACCATCTGGGCATGGACATGCTCTTGTATGTCGCTGCAGGATGCTGCGTGCTGGCCGTGGTGCTTGTGCTGATGGTACACATACCGTTCCGTGTTCCTAAAGACCATTTCCCTGTGTTCTGCCTCGACCGTTTCTTCCTGACAAGAGGCTGGGCGCTGTTCATAGAGTTGCTGCTCATCATGGCAAGTGTGGGCATGATGCTGGCATTGTCTCGTAATGTCACGTTCTATGCCCTGATGATGATAGGCTTCATGCTTGCCCTGCTGGCTCAGCGTTTCGTCTTTCCTGATGCCGAGCTGAAGAGCGAGGTGGTGACAGGATTGATAGTCATGCTTGCCGTACTGCTCATAATGCTCTATGCACCAACGTCAGTGCTGCAGGCTCCGTTGCTTGGCTTCTCGCTTGGCATAGTCGGTTCACGTTTCCTGCTGTTCTTCATCAAGCTCAGCGACCACTGTCAGCGAGGCACTGCTCAGAGCACCTACCTGTTAGGGTGGGAGACTGGTCTTGCCATAGGCGTGGGAATGGGCTATGCCTGTTTCGATGGCAACAGAAATGAACTGTTGCAAGTGGCAATAGTACTCGTGCTGGTCGCCCTGGCAATGTACAGCCTTTTGTTGCACCAATGGTTTGTTGACCACAAAAAACGCTAA